One window of the Cydia splendana chromosome 18, ilCydSple1.2, whole genome shotgun sequence genome contains the following:
- the LOC134799148 gene encoding uncharacterized protein LOC134799148, with product MSAAVRAALLCACAMLLHHARAELIGRCPANATCPARASPCADDNECGEQVCCDTSCGKACVDPLYTGCENIKLSSERISRALAAENSRGGRGLIKSVRAPRCRTSDGEFEEIQCDNEIVSSCWCVDQTGFEVPGTRAPAAALVNCTRKAPCAAHTCRMLCPLGFELDANGCPLCKCRDPCNGITCPGQLSCQLDETPCLRPPCPPVPNCKRARSLQNICPAGEPLLISETSRPFLCGTDPGKPNCPPLYKCLVESGNDYGVCCPASLALRKAGTCPAPTTSNDECGTPCAHDLECPSMEKCCDSGECGKHCVLPQNVTMCHQQKMLAELLVVSEKEGRGYVPQCAADGSFESRQCSRNGLVCWCVDTEGNKLRGSMGPSPFVQCSEKPGPVREGGRSLNSCPRALCAGVCEYGYKSANGCPTCECDDPCEGYPCGEGEECIRVRDADCTGELCTGYPVCRPRVTYENPCESGTPFTDINDGTVVGCGSDQDCPYAHVCTRSRRSGAALCCLDPKYESNSTDTDLTEINYESCGAEAEAVCDHNSTISCGDGDCQDGLVCCSTVNCGPVCVDPAKMRLQTDRVDDTPTMCEYLRDFDEKMEGTVDGMKLALPAPTCTADGSFSPQQCAHGRCWCVDFFGTEIPETSTNNASAVDCVKVRESLACLDLTCRMGCDYGFELGSNHCPTCRCRDPCAGVTCPEGRACAVVDVACDAEYCPPVPACLPRKPGQCPFLVPHTGACEWACRGDAECGAGERCCATGCGTACAAATNHSPCQQRRALALHTAAESGKPPSSQDVPDCKLDGSYEPVQCRKAENLCWCVDSGGNEIPGTRAFNSTPSCEAPAPCPEVHCNDGEICAHGRQLDIKGCLTCECRDLCAEAKCRPDETCEIVPLECEADSCPPIVRCTPTPRCPEGDPLLVPGGTDVLVCGPNAAACPSTHACRFAPHDTGAPVCCPKPRTVCFDTKDEGNCTDTAGLNATRWHFNHERNRCERFKYNGCSGNHNNFRSKDECNAVCPAEGEASKLTTAKKAPIQIDTGVLSPCERLREKNEAAEKKYGKGTFIPKCDVTGAWESVQCMSHIDVCWCVSARGEPLKGSLVRGAKPSCNFRQARKWAKRTGDDERARADEVLEELIRQMTAFRVEEMEEYDEEEVFRDEPVEPRTVETLKPMEKLEVQESEPKSKTIFKTKCQMLQDEAENGDGPAVRCLPDGSFAARQCARGRCWCVDAAGQRRGAALPVPDSPSSDPCLPTQIESASLELEIIGTDAAAAERARAALQTQLASLGARVPVTVSKDRSAMKIRAVLAGPRAVDVVYHVENLVKQEKLSGVNKTSAGALGADVIRSEYRLAAQALLMQQREILSESTVSATTSYHTALIVLAASSAFIISVLCVLVMLYRGRLQREPQKAERFLPPAPPVYVLSADEKAELAKALHAPPLPIPPQNDHTRI from the exons ATGTCGGCGGCGGTGAGGGCGGCGCTGCTCTGCGCGTGCGCGATGCTGCTGCACCACG CTCGCGCGGAGCTGATCGGGCGATGTCCCGCCAACGCGACGTGTCCGGCGCGGGCGTCGCCTTGTGCGGACGACAATGAGTGCGGCGAACAAGTCTGCTGCGACACTTCGTGCGGGAAGGCGTGTGTGGACCCGCTGTATACTG GCTGTGAAAACATCAAGCTGTCTTCCGAGAGAATATCCCGAGCCCTAGCAGCTGAAAATAGTCGAGGAGGACGAGGGCTCATCAAATCAGTCCGAGCTCCTCGGTGTAGGACCAGCGATGGAGAGTTCGAAGAGATACAGTGCGACAATGAGATCGTCAGCTCTTGCTGGTGCGTCGATCAGACTGGGTTTGAG GTTCCCGGCACCCGCGCCCCGGCCGCAGCCCTAGTCAACTGCACACGTAAAGCTCCCTGCGCGGCCCACACCTGCCGCATGCTGTGCCCGCTCGGCTTCGAGCTGGATGCTAATGGCTGCCCGCTCTGTAAATGCCGAGATCCTTGTAATGGCATCACCTGTCCTGGCCAGTTATCATGCCAATTGGATGAGACTCCGTGCCTTCGACCGCCATGCCCGCCTGTTCCTAACT GCAAGAGAGCAAGAAGCCTCCAGAACATCTGTCCAGCCGGCGAACCTCTGCTCATATCAGAAACCAGCCGCCCGTTCCTGTGCGGGACTGATCCTGGCAAACCGAACTGCCCACCTCTTTACAAATGTCTGGTCGAGTCAG GAAATGACTACGGAGTATGCTGTCCAGCATCCTTAGCACTACGCAAAGCCGGCACCTGCCCCGCTCCAACCACATCCAACGACGAATGTGGAACCCCCTGTGCCCACGACTTAGAATGCCCTTCCATGGAGAAGTGCTGCGACTCCGGAGAATGCGGCAAGCACTGCGTCTTACCACAGAATGTCACCATGTGTCATCAGCAGAAGATGCTTGCTGAATTGCTGGTGGTCAGCGAGAAGGAGGGTAGAGGCTACGTACCTCAGTGTGCGGCTGATGGGTCGTTCGAGTCCAGGCAGTGTTCGAGGAATGGACTTGTCTGCTG GTGCGTAGACACCGAAGGCAACAAGCTTCGCGGCTCCATGGGTCCGTCTCCCTTCGTCCAGTGCTCCGAGAAACCCGGCCCGGTCCGCGAAGGTGGCCGCAGCCTTAACTCCTGCCCGAGAGCCCTGTGTGCTGGGGTCTGCGAGTACGGATACAAGAGCGCTAACGGATGTCCCACTTGTGAATGTGATGATCCATGTGAAGGGTATCCTTGTGGGGAGGGCGAGGAATGTATTAGAGTCAGGGATGCGGATTGTACAGGCGAGCTGTGTACTGGATACCCTGTAT GCCGCCCCCGAGTAACCTACGAAAACCCCTGCGAATCCGGCACCCCATTCACCGACATCAACGACGGCACTGTGGTCGGCTGCGGCAGCGACCAAGACTGCCCGTACGCCCACGTGTGTACTAGGAGCCGACGAAGCGGAGCTGCTTTGTGTTGTTTGGATCCTAAATACGAGTCAAATTCGACTGATACGGATCTTACTGAA ATAAACTACGAATCCTGTGGTGCTGAAGCTGAGGCTGTGTGCGACCACAACTCCACCATCAGTTGCGGAGACGGTGACTGTCAAGACGGGCTGGTGTGTTGTTCCACTGTCAACTGCGGGCCGGTGTGCGTGGACCCGGCCAAGATGAGGCTGCAGACGGATCGTGTTGACGACACACCTACCA TGTGCGAATACCTCCGCGACTTCGACGAAAAGATGGAAGGCACGGTAGACGGGATGAAGCTAGCCCTCCCCGCACCCACGTGCACCGCCGACGGCTCGTTCTCACCGCAGCAGTGCGCGCACGGTCGCTGCTGGTGCGTGGACTTCTTCGGCACGGAGATACCGGAGACCAGCACCAACAATGCTTCGGCTGTGGACTGTGTGAA GGTTCGCGAAAGCCTAGCCTGCCTGGACCTGACGTGCCGCATGGGTTGCGACTACGGCTTCGAGCTCGGCAGCAACCACTGCCCAACTTGCCGCTGCCGTGACCCCTGTGCAGGAGTCACTTGCCCTGAAGGCCGCGCTTGTGCTGTAGTAGATGTAGCGTGTGATGCGGAGTACTGCCCTCCAGTGCCTGCTT GCTTACCCCGCAAACCCGGCCAGTGTCCGTTCCTGGTGCCCCACACCGGGGCCTGCGAGTGGGCGTGCCGCGGCGACGCAGAGTGCGGCGCGGGCGAGCGCTGCTGCGCCACCGGCTGTGGCACCGCCTGCGCTGCCGCCACGAACCACTCGCCGTGCCAGCAGAGAAG AGCTCTCGCGCTACACACGGCCGCAGAGAGCGGCAAGCCGCCGTCCTCGCAAGACGTGCCGGACTGCAAGCTGGACGGCTCCTACGAGCCTGTGCAGTGCCGCAAGGCCGAGAACCTGTGCTGGTGCGTCGACAGCGGTGGCAACGAG ATCCCCGGTACCCGAGCCTTCAACTCCACGCCCTCATGCGAAGCGCCAGCCCCCTGTCCCGAAGTCCACTGCAACGACGGAGAGATCTGCGCTCACGGTCGCCAGTTGGACATTAAGGGTTGCCTGACCTGCGAATGTAGAGATCTCTGTGCTGAAGCCAAGTGCAGGCCTGATGAAACTTGCGAGATTGTGCCCTTGGAATGCGAG GCGGACTCCTGCCCTCCGATAGTCCGCTGTACCCCGACCCCCCGCTGCCCCGAGGGTGATCCGCTCTTGGTCCCGGGCGGCACGGATGTCCTCGTGTGCGGCCCCAACGCCGCCGCCTGCCCCTCGACGCACGCGTGTCGTTTCGCGCCGCACGACACCGGGGCACCCGTGTGTTGTCCTAAGCCAC GAACAGTATGCTTCGACACAAAAGACGAAGGCAACTGCACGGACACGGCCGGTCTGAACGCGACGCGTTGGCACTTCAACCACGAACGCAACCGATGTGAACGATTCAAGTACAACGGTTGCTCTGGCAACCACAACAACTTTAGAAGCAAGGATGAGTGCAACGCCGTGTGCCCCG CTGAAGGTGAAGCCTCAAAACTGACCACGGCGAAGAAAGCGCCCATACAAATTGACACAGGAG TATTGAGCCCGTGTGAGCGACTCCGTGAAAAGAACGAGGCAGCGGAGAAGAAATACGGCAAAGGCACGTTCATCCCCAAGTGTGACGTCACTGGAGCCTGGGAGTCTGTTCAGTGCATGTCGCATATCG ATGTGTGCTGGTGCGTGAGCGCCCGCGGCGAGCCTCTGAAGGGCTCCCTGGTGCGCGGGGCCAAGCCCTCGTGCAACTTCCGGCAGGCGCGCAAGTGGGCCAAGCGGACCGGGGACGACGAGCGAGCGCGTGCCGACGAAG TTCTAGAAGAGCTCATCAGACAAATGACTGCATTCCGTGTCGAAGAGATGGAAGAGTACGACGAAGAAGAAGTATTTCGTGACGAACCAGTGGAGCCCAGGACTGTGGAGACTTTGAAGCCGATGGAGAAATTGGAGGTTCAGGAGAGCGAGCCGAAGAGCAAGACCATCTTCAAGACCAAGTGTCAGATGCTACAGGATGAGGCTGAGAATG GAGACGGCCCCGCAGTCCGCTGCCTGCCGGACGGGTCGTTCGCGGCGCGGCAGTGCGCGCGCGGGCGCTGCTGGTGCGTGGACGCGGCGGGCCAGCGCCGCGGCGCGGCCCTGCCCGTGCCCGACTCCCCCTCTAGTGATCCTTGCT TGCCAACCCAAATCGAATCAGCGTCCCTAGAGCTGGAAATCATCGGCACTGACGCCGCGGCGGCGGAGCGAGCGCGGGCTGCCTTACAAACACAACTCGCTTCCCTCGGTGCTCGAGTACCGGTCACAGTGTCTAAAGACCGCTCCGCCATGAAGATTAGAGCTGTGCTGGCTGGACCCAGGGCTGTGGATGTCGTCTATCATGTGGAGAATCTG GTGAAACAAGAGAAGCTGTCAGGGGTGAACAAAACGTCGGCTGGCGCGCTGGGCGCTGACGTCATCCGCAGCGAGTACCGCCTCGCCGCGCAGGCGCTGCTCATGCAGCAACGGGAGATACTCAGCGAATCCACG GTGTCAGCAACGACATCATACCACACCGCGCTGATCGTCCTTGCAGCGTCTTCCGCTTTCATCATCAGTGTACTCTGTGTCCTGGTGATGCTATACCGAGGCCGGCTA